The Glutamicibacter mishrai DNA window CCGCCCTGCCGTTCCAGCCGGTTTGCAAGGAAGATTGCTTGGGGCTCTGCAATGAATGCGGAATCAACCTCAACGATGAACCCGAGCATCACCATGAGGTACTTGATCCACGTTGGGCGGCGCTAGCGCAGCTGTCCGACAATGTCACTGAAGATAGTGACAAAAACTAAAACGTTAGACTAGAGAGAAGAGAAGTAGTCGTGGCTGTTCCAAAGCGGAAGATGTCCCGTGCGAATACTCGTGCCCGCCGTTCTCAGTGGAAGGCCACCGCGCCGAACCTGGTGAAGACCGTTGAAAACGGTCGCGTAACTTACAGCCTGCCTCACCAGGCTAAGGTTGTCACCGACTCGGCCGGTACCGAACTGTTCCTTGAGTACAAGGGTCGCAAGGTCGCTGACGTCTAAGACATGTCTTCTAAAGAAGAACTAATGAAGCGTCTCGGAATCGATATCGATTCCGAGACGTTTCGTCTTGCATTCACCCACCGCTCGTATTCATACGAGAACGGCGGCATACCAACGAACGAGCGCCTTGAATTCCTAGGCGACTCAATCCTTGGCTTCTGCGTTGCAGAATACCTATACGCAAAATTCCCGGATCTGCCTGAAGGCGACCTTGCCAAACGCCGTGCTGCCATTGTCAGTACCCGTGCATTGGCCATGATCGCTCGCGACCTGGAGGTCGGAGAACACCTTCTCCTTGGGCGCGGCGAGGCCCAGTCCAACGGCGCCAACAAGTCATCTATTCTGGCTGACACCATGGAATCCATCCTCGGGGCAACCTATCTGGTTCAGGGAATGGACGCGGCGCGAGCTTTTGTGCTTCGCTTCGTCACTCCGCTGCTGGAAGATCCTCGCCTGCTCGGCGCCACTACCGACTGGAAGACAGTTATCCAGGAAGTCGTTGCCTCTCGCAAATTAGGCGAACTTCGTTATCAGGTCAGCGGATCCGGCCCTGACCATGCGCGCACTTACGTGGCCGTGCTGCACATTGGCGATGGCGGTTACGGCGAAGGCCATGGACCGTCGAAAAAAGAAGCCGAGCAGGAAGCAGCCCACCAGACGTGGCTGCAGCTTAATCCTGGCGAGCAGATCCCCAAGAGCTAAGCACCACGCAGATGCCTGAACTGCCAGAAGTGGAAGTAGTCCGTCGGGGCTTGGACAAATGGGTGCGCACTCGAACAATCGAATCTGTTCAAGTGCTGGACCCTCGTTCAGTCAGACGCCACCTCGACGGTGCGCTGGACTTCGAACAATCCCTGACCGGCTGCACCGTTTCCTCCGTCGTACGCCGCGGGAAATTCCTCTGGCTCGGGCTTGATGGGTTGGAAATTCCAGCGGTCCTCATGGCGCACCTAGGTATGAGCGGTCAGCTGCTCGTGGAGCAACCAGAAGCACCAGACGAAAAACATCTCAAGGTCAGGATCTCTCTGACTGAACGCCTGGATTATCCAGGTGAGCTCAGGTTCGTTGATCAACGGATTTTCGGCGGGATGTTCCTATCCCCGCTGGTTCCGAGTCCCGACGGACTGCCTGCTGGCCAGGGCTCTAGCGAGTCAGCCATCCCACAGGCCGCGGCGCATATTGCCAGAGATGTCCTTGATCCGCACCGCACCGCAGAAGACCTGTATCTGGCCTTGCGGAAGCGAAGCACCGACCTCAAGCGCGCCATCTTGGATCAAGGCGTTATTTCTGGAGTCGGCAATATCTACGCTGACGAAGCACTATGGCAGGCAAAGCTTTCGGGACACCGGAAAACTGCAACGATCCGACGCCCGGAAGTGCAACGTCTCAACGACGCCCTGATCGATGTCATGACTCGCGCACTGGCGGCCGGGGGAACGAGTTTCGACTCGCTGTACGTAAACGTCAATGGCGCCAGTGGCTACTTTGCCCGCTCACTGAACGCCTATGGGCGCGAGGGCAAAGAATGCCTACGATGTGCGCAGGACGGCAAGGTAACTCTGATTCGCCGAGACCCATTTATGGGGCGTTCGTCGTACTCATGCCCGGTGTGCCAGCCGAGGCCACGAACTTCCCGTTAGATTTTGCAAGCAGCTGCCCACCCGCCTCATGCGGGTTGGCAGCTGCTTTTTCTAGGAGAGCTCGTCGAGCAATTCGCCGAAGCGACGCAGAACATGGCGGCGCCATCCGCCATTCATGATGTTGCGTGCCATGGCCTGGTGTGGATCATCCAGATCAAAGCCGGCGTGGACGAGGAACAGACGAGTGCCGTTCCCCTCCGGCTGAAAGGTCCAGGACACCGTGGTCGCCATGGCATTGGAGCTGTCCGCATCGGCCCAGCTGATCGTCAATAGCTTTTCGGGTTCAAGCTCCAGCACCGCGCAATCGATCAGACCAGAAAAGTTGGTCTGTTCGATGGGCTGGGTTTGGAAGTTGAACTTGTGCCAGACGCGTGGTTCGAAGTTGTTGGGCATCAGACATTGCTCCATGATTTCCGGAGTGGTCAGCGCCTTCCATAATTTGGCCGGCGGATGCGGGAAAAACTGTTCAACCTCGATGCGGGTCAAGTCTTCTTGCTCGGTCATCAGTCTTCCATTCTGTCCAGGACATCGTTGAGGGCATTAAAGCGTTCGCGCCAGAAGCGTTCGTAGGGGGAGAGCCAATCGAAGAGCGTCGCCAACGGATCGGCGCTCATTGAGTAGTACCGGAACCGCCCGTCTTGGCGTTCCTCTATCAGCCCGGTCTCGCGCAGGGCACGCAAGTGTTCCGAGACGCTGGCGCGGGCCATATCGAACTTGGCTGCGAGGTCTCCGGCGCTGAGTTCCTGCTTCAGGAGTGCGTCGAGAATATCGCGTCGAGTCGGATTAGCGAGCGCCGCAAAGACTTCATCCAGGGGACTGGATTTAGTGCGTCGTGGCATTTGACGTTCCTATCTGCTGATTCAAGATCACTGCAGTGCCGCAGGTGTTCGCCAGCAAAGCAAAGACGCTTTGAGTATATGTAGGAAATCTCCTACGCGTCAATCATGAGCATCCGAGATCATGACTGCGGGACTCTTTTTCCTGTAGCAACATTGGCGCGCTGCCGTGGACGGCTTGAGGACGCGCAGAGTCTGCGCCTCGGCACGGCTTAGGTCTTAGAGGTTTGGGGAAGGCCGCTTCGCAGTTGATCCTGTCTCAATCGGTAGCGCCGCAGTGCGGCTCCAAGCGCTCCAGCTCCCGGGATAGAGCTTGCCACGTCTGAGCCCTGCGTATTCCATGGACAAGAGATTGTGGCAAGCAGTAACGCCCGCACCGCAGTAGCTGACTACATCTGCGGCTTGCAGAACGCCCGCGGCGGCAAAAGTCTCGCGAACCACTTCAGGTGGCGCCATCGTTGAATCCGCTTGAAGATGCTGCCGGCAGGGGACATTCATTGCACCAGGGATGTGTCCACGGCGAGGATCAGCTTCCGGCACCTTGCCCAAGTTTCTATCGACCTCGGGCTCTTCGCCGCGGAATCTATTCGCCGGCCTGGCATCAACAATCAGAGACGACTCATCTGCAGCCAGTTCCTCAGTAGATAGCAGGGATCCAGCTGGCCACGGGCGCGGAAGGAGCGTGGCCTCGCGCGATTGAGGCACTGTGGTTTCAAGCTTGCCGGTGAATGCCTGGATACCACCTGAAACTACCGACGCGGGCACTTCGAGCAGCCGTAACATCCAAACAAGCCGTGCCGCAATGACACCGCCAGCATCGTCGTATGCCACTACCGGAACAGTGCCGTCAATACCGGCGCGTGACATGGCCGCGGCGAAATCCTCCGGCGTGGGGAATGGGCCACGGCCAGAGTTCTCGGTGATTTCCCCGGTGAGCGCCGTATCGAGATCGACAAAAACAGCACCGGGAACATGGCCCTGACGATAGGCAGCAAACCCAGAACGGTCCCAAAACCAGCGGCTATCAACGAGTACAAAGTCCTCGACTTGGCTTTCGCACCATTGCCAGGTGACAAACGGTTCCATGCGCCCTCACAAATGAAGATACAACTGAAGAAAAATTGGTAATTCCAATATTTGGCCAGCTGGCTGCCGCTTGCCAAGTTGTGTCCAGCATGTGGTGCCGTGGGTGCCGGCGCCAAGATTCGCAATCTTGGGCGCAGGGAAAAATCAGGCTAGCTGCGACGCCAGAACCTGCTCGTTGAATGGTGCCCAAGCGTCAACAGCCCACTGGCCAAAATTCTTGTCGGTCAGGGTGACACACGCCAGGCGGTGCTCAGGATCTACCCACAAGAAGGTGCCCGACTGGCCAAAATGCCCGAAGGTGCTTTCTGGGTGGCTAGCGCCGGTCCAGTGTGGATTCTTGGTGGAACGAATTTCAAAGCCCAATCCCCAGTCGTTGGGATTCTGTCGCCCGTAGCCTGGCAGGATTCCGGCCAGATTCTCGAAATGGACTCGGGTGGCATCATCCAGAGTTTGCTTCGCAACGATGGTTGGGTTGAGCAACTCGGCAGCGAACTTCGCCAGGTCATCGGCGGTGGACCGGCCGTCTTTGGCGCAGCTTCCGGCAATTTCAGTCTGGGTCATTCCCAGGGGCGCGAAAACCGCCTCGTGAGCGTATTCGGCCATGCTGATACCGGTCTGCTGCTCCAGGTGCTCGGCTAGCTTCTCGAATCCGGTATTCGAGTAGCCGCGCTTGGTGCCTACGGCAAAGCGAATAGTTTCGGAGTCGAAGTCATAGCCAGCGGTATGTGCCAGCAAATGGTGAACCGTTGATCCTTCAGGCCCAGCCGCGTCCTCCAGAGTGATTGCTTCTTCTTCCAGAGCTACCAGGAAGGTGTAGGCGCTGAGCAGTTTGGTCACCGACGCAAGTGAATAAACCCGGTTCATATCGCCGTGCTGATCAACCACGTCACCGCGGCTGTCCACAAAAACGGAAACTGCGTTCTCGGAAGGCCACTGGTCAATCTGGCTCAGAATGCTCATGGAATGATCTATCCCTCGATATTTCTTGATGGTATTTGCGAGCAGAATCAGAAAAACCCAAGCACGCTTCGCTAGAATTGCGTGAAGGATTGAGTGTTACTGCCCAAACCAACCATAGCGATCTGACCCAAACTTAGGAACTTCACGCCGTGCATCTAAAGACTCTTACCGTTCGCGGATTCAAGTCTTTCGCGTCGGCAACAACCTTTGAGTTTGAACCCGGTGTCACCGCAGTAGTCGGACCCAACGGGTCGGGAAAGTCCAACGTCGTAGATGCCCTGGCCTGGGTCATGGGGGAGCAGGGCGCGAAAACCCTTCGCGGCGGCAAGATGGAAGACGTGATCTTCGCCGGTACTTCCGGACGACCGCCACTAGGCCGCGCCCACGTTTCACTGACTATCGATAACGCTGATGGCCAACTCCCCATCGACTATGCAGAAGTCACCATTTCCCGCACGCTGTTCCGCGCCGGTGGCTCGGAATATGCCATCAATGGCAACTCCTGCCGATTGCTGGATATCCAAGAGCTGCTCTCGGATTCAGGCCTCGGGCGGGAAATGCACGTCATTGTCGGCCAGGGCCAGCTGGATCGAATCCTTCACGCCACCGCTGAAGATCGCCGCGGCTTTATCGAAGAAGCAGCCGGCGTACTCAAGCATCGACGCAGGAAAGAAAAGACCCTGCGCAAACTTCAGGCGATGCAGGGCAACCTGGATCGCCTCGAAGACCTCAACTCTGAGGTGCGACGACAGCTGGCGCCACTGGGCAGGCAGGCAAAAATCGCCCGCCGCGCTCAGACCGTGCAGCACGACGTCCGCGACGCCAAGTCACGCCTTCTTGCCGATGACCTGGTGACGATGAACAACCGTCTGGCCCAAGACATCGATGATGAATCAAAGGTCCAGGCGCAACAACAGGAAGCCACCGACCGGCTTGAGCGAGTCAAAAGGCATATCGCAGAACTCAGTGCCCAGATCGAAAGTGTGACCCCGCGCCTGGGGCAAATGCAAGATACCTGGGTAGCGTTGAGCACCCAGGCAGAACGGTTCCGTTCACTGGCGGCGTTGGCCCGGGAACGCAGCAAACTGCTCGAGAGCAATGAAACCCATTTTGATTCCAGCAGGGATCCTGAACGACTTGAATCCCAAGCGGAACGGCTGAGCGAAGAACTTGAAGAGCTTGAAGAAGCCGTCGAGGACCGCCATGAAATTCTCGCCGAAGCGGTAGAAGCCAAAGAGCACGCCGAAGAAGAATCGCGGGCCGAACAACAGCGCATGGCCGCGATGCTCCGTGCAGCCGCAGATCGGCGCGAAGGAATCTCCCGTTTGGCTTCGCAGGTGGCATCGGCACGAAGCCGCGTTGATGTCACCCGGGCCGAGATTGTTCGTTTGCAGGAGAGCGTTCAATCCTTTGATTCTGATCTTGAACTTGATCAGCGTTCCCATGACGACGTCTCCGCTGATTTGGAAACCCAACTTGCCGGGGAAACCGATCTAAATGAAGCTTTCGAGATAGCGGATCACGAATTCTCTACCTTGGCCCAGGCCCAGCAGGCTGATGTCCAACGCGAACGCGAACTCTCGGTGCGGGTCTCCGGGCTGCGCTCCCGGTTGGAAGCTCTGAAGCTGAATACCAAGCCCGATGACCAGTCCTCGAAGCTGCTGCAGTCTGCCTCGACTGAGTTGCTTGGACGCCTCGGCGAGCTGATGACCGTCAACCCAGGCTATGAACAAGCAGTGGCAGCGATCCTGCGGGATAACGCGGAAGCGCTTGTAGCTCTTGATGCCTCCTCGGCAGCGAGGTTGCTTGAACAGCTCCAGGCTGATGAAGCCAGCGCTGTCTTCCTGCACGCCAGCGGCAATGCAGATCAACCATCAACGCCAAGCCTTCACAGCGCTATCAGCGCTCGCGACGTAGTCGGTTCCGAGGACAAGATCTCTGCGCTGCTGGACCAGCTATTCGCCGGACACTACGTGGTTGAAGAGCTTAGCCAGGCCCAGGCGGTCGTCGCGGAATATCCAGCGGCCAAGGTGACTACCCTGGAAGGGACAACCTTCTCAGACTTGCGCAGCTCTGTTGGTGATGCAGCCGGCGCTTCGCTCATTGCCCAGCAGGCCATGGTTGAACAAACAGAAACGGAACTCAACGAGTGCCAGAGGGAGCTCTCACTGGTTGAAGAACGCATCGCCGAACGTTCCCCGCAACTCTCAGTCGCCCAGCAGCAACGGGACGATGCGCTCTCGGCGCTGACCGAATCCGATGCAGCCATCGACGAGCTCAGCTCCTATCTAGCCCGCTTGGGTCAAAAGCTGCGCAGTGCCCAAGCCGACAAGCTCAAACTCATCGAGCGCCTTGAAGCGTCGAATGAGAAGCTGGAGATCGAACAGGAATCCCTGGAAGAGATCACCGAGCGCATGGAGATGGCCTCCACGGATCAAGAAGAAGAGACCATCGACGACGCAGCGCGTGCCGCGCTGGCCGATGCAGCCGCGGCCGCCCGCCAGCAAGAACTTGAAGCCCGTCTCGCATTGCGCAGCAGCGAAGAGCGCGTTTCCGGC harbors:
- the rnc gene encoding ribonuclease III; amino-acid sequence: MKRLGIDIDSETFRLAFTHRSYSYENGGIPTNERLEFLGDSILGFCVAEYLYAKFPDLPEGDLAKRRAAIVSTRALAMIARDLEVGEHLLLGRGEAQSNGANKSSILADTMESILGATYLVQGMDAARAFVLRFVTPLLEDPRLLGATTDWKTVIQEVVASRKLGELRYQVSGSGPDHARTYVAVLHIGDGGYGEGHGPSKKEAEQEAAHQTWLQLNPGEQIPKS
- a CDS encoding SRPBCC family protein; the protein is MTRIEVEQFFPHPPAKLWKALTTPEIMEQCLMPNNFEPRVWHKFNFQTQPIEQTNFSGLIDCAVLELEPEKLLTISWADADSSNAMATTVSWTFQPEGNGTRLFLVHAGFDLDDPHQAMARNIMNGGWRRHVLRRFGELLDELS
- a CDS encoding ArsR/SmtB family transcription factor, with protein sequence MPRRTKSSPLDEVFAALANPTRRDILDALLKQELSAGDLAAKFDMARASVSEHLRALRETGLIEERQDGRFRYYSMSADPLATLFDWLSPYERFWRERFNALNDVLDRMED
- the mutM gene encoding bifunctional DNA-formamidopyrimidine glycosylase/DNA-(apurinic or apyrimidinic site) lyase; this encodes MPELPEVEVVRRGLDKWVRTRTIESVQVLDPRSVRRHLDGALDFEQSLTGCTVSSVVRRGKFLWLGLDGLEIPAVLMAHLGMSGQLLVEQPEAPDEKHLKVRISLTERLDYPGELRFVDQRIFGGMFLSPLVPSPDGLPAGQGSSESAIPQAAAHIARDVLDPHRTAEDLYLALRKRSTDLKRAILDQGVISGVGNIYADEALWQAKLSGHRKTATIRRPEVQRLNDALIDVMTRALAAGGTSFDSLYVNVNGASGYFARSLNAYGREGKECLRCAQDGKVTLIRRDPFMGRSSYSCPVCQPRPRTSR
- a CDS encoding serine hydrolase domain-containing protein: MSILSQIDQWPSENAVSVFVDSRGDVVDQHGDMNRVYSLASVTKLLSAYTFLVALEEEAITLEDAAGPEGSTVHHLLAHTAGYDFDSETIRFAVGTKRGYSNTGFEKLAEHLEQQTGISMAEYAHEAVFAPLGMTQTEIAGSCAKDGRSTADDLAKFAAELLNPTIVAKQTLDDATRVHFENLAGILPGYGRQNPNDWGLGFEIRSTKNPHWTGASHPESTFGHFGQSGTFLWVDPEHRLACVTLTDKNFGQWAVDAWAPFNEQVLASQLA
- the smc gene encoding chromosome segregation protein SMC, whose product is MHLKTLTVRGFKSFASATTFEFEPGVTAVVGPNGSGKSNVVDALAWVMGEQGAKTLRGGKMEDVIFAGTSGRPPLGRAHVSLTIDNADGQLPIDYAEVTISRTLFRAGGSEYAINGNSCRLLDIQELLSDSGLGREMHVIVGQGQLDRILHATAEDRRGFIEEAAGVLKHRRRKEKTLRKLQAMQGNLDRLEDLNSEVRRQLAPLGRQAKIARRAQTVQHDVRDAKSRLLADDLVTMNNRLAQDIDDESKVQAQQQEATDRLERVKRHIAELSAQIESVTPRLGQMQDTWVALSTQAERFRSLAALARERSKLLESNETHFDSSRDPERLESQAERLSEELEELEEAVEDRHEILAEAVEAKEHAEEESRAEQQRMAAMLRAAADRREGISRLASQVASARSRVDVTRAEIVRLQESVQSFDSDLELDQRSHDDVSADLETQLAGETDLNEAFEIADHEFSTLAQAQQADVQRERELSVRVSGLRSRLEALKLNTKPDDQSSKLLQSASTELLGRLGELMTVNPGYEQAVAAILRDNAEALVALDASSAARLLEQLQADEASAVFLHASGNADQPSTPSLHSAISARDVVGSEDKISALLDQLFAGHYVVEELSQAQAVVAEYPAAKVTTLEGTTFSDLRSSVGDAAGASLIAQQAMVEQTETELNECQRELSLVEERIAERSPQLSVAQQQRDDALSALTESDAAIDELSSYLARLGQKLRSAQADKLKLIERLEASNEKLEIEQESLEEITERMEMASTDQEEETIDDAARAALADAAAAARQQELEARLALRSSEERVSGLRSRIEGLRRTAVAERNHREVAARRAEQRKAQAANASRVEQAAERVLRFIEVSVSMAGQEREELASKKAELDQMLSNQRTEAEQLSAELARLADAVHRDEMARAELRLRIENLETKALEELGFTPDHLIANYGPDQLIPEAIDEDDKWGSLRQNVDEEGNPLGTKPFDRVEQEKRLKKAERDLSALGKVNPLALEEFAALEERHKFLSGQLEDLKKSRGDLEQIIADVDAHVERVFTEAYNDTAVQFKRIFDRLFPGGEGQLVLTDPEHMLTTGIEVEARPAGKKIKRLSLLSGGERSLTAVALLVAIFKARPSPFYVMDEVEAALDDMNLGRLITIFEELRESSQLIVITHQKKTMEVADALYGVTMRGDGVTTVISQKMERAGSQ
- the rpmF gene encoding 50S ribosomal protein L32, which encodes MAVPKRKMSRANTRARRSQWKATAPNLVKTVENGRVTYSLPHQAKVVTDSAGTELFLEYKGRKVADV
- a CDS encoding sulfurtransferase, translated to MEPFVTWQWCESQVEDFVLVDSRWFWDRSGFAAYRQGHVPGAVFVDLDTALTGEITENSGRGPFPTPEDFAAAMSRAGIDGTVPVVAYDDAGGVIAARLVWMLRLLEVPASVVSGGIQAFTGKLETTVPQSREATLLPRPWPAGSLLSTEELAADESSLIVDARPANRFRGEEPEVDRNLGKVPEADPRRGHIPGAMNVPCRQHLQADSTMAPPEVVRETFAAAGVLQAADVVSYCGAGVTACHNLLSMEYAGLRRGKLYPGSWSAWSRTAALPIETGSTAKRPSPNL